Genomic window (Grus americana isolate bGruAme1 chromosome 25, bGruAme1.mat, whole genome shotgun sequence):
TTACCTCTTATGCTGACGTcatggggagctgctgcagttgTCTGTGCACAGACAGCATCCCAGACAACCATCCCACCAAATTTAAGGTGAGTCTTACACCTTCATCCCCATCAGAGTGTCTGCGACAGCAATGACTACTAGCAAAGCCCAGCGTGGGTTGGACTCCAggcatgaaagaaaagaaaacctctgCTCTTGCAGAGAAGTTTTTCACTTGATAAGATTCAtaaatatgttactggtttggttggttggttggtttttttttttcctttctttaagcAACCTCTGGTGCAAATATGTTTGTATTTGCAGTAGAAATTGCCTCTGCACTGAGATTCAGCCTGAGCAAGGAAATGGGGAACTGGAGAGAAACCTTTtattgctcagggctgtgttcCAGCATCTGTGCTGAGACACATCAGCCGAATTGCCAAGCACACAGTCTCCAGGGCTGCCGGCTTGGCGCCTTCTGCCAGCAATGAATTCATGCTCTCAGCTGAGAAAAAGGCATCTCAGTAAATGAAGGGGGAATCCATGGGAATTACAGTATCTTCGTGGGTGGGCTTTTTTCAGTACCGATGCACTGAGTTTCTTGATCTGTGGCCTCTGCAGGTAACAAACGTAGACGATGAAGGTAACGAGCTGGGGTCTGGGATTATGGAGCTGACGCAGACGGAGCTCATCTTGCACACTCACAAGCGAGATGCTGTCAGGTGGCCCTACCTCTGCTTGCGCCGCTATGGCTATGACTCCAACCTCTTCTCCTTTGAGAGCGGTCGCCGCTGCCAGACAGGGCAGGGTGAGTGTGGAGGTTCCTGGAGGAAGGAACGCTGATGTTTCTGTTCCCAGGCAGCGGGAGTGAGCTGATGCTTGTGTCTTCCCAAATTCCTGCATCGAATGAATCAACAGGTTCTTTTGCCGCCTCTGTTCCCCCAGAATACCGGAGTGTGCATGCACATACAGTTAATGCTCCTGATTAAACACTAATGAGAACAACATTGTGGCTCAGGACCTGGGCGTAAATCTAATGGTCTCATTTTGCTAGTGCATCACTGCTCATAAGGTAATCAGTGAAGCAGGCTTGAGCCTCGGACAGGGCATATTTAATGTCAGAGAGGATGTTAGTTTACGCTGTCAGCTCTGTGCTTCGGTACCGAAGGATGCGCAGCTGTGGTAGGAGCGATTGCTGGACTTCTTTCCTTAGGAGCTAGAAACCGCTTTTTGCAAGACTGGAGCTTTGTCAAGCATTTTTCAACTCCAGGGATAAAGCGAGAAGGCATCGCCTGCACCTTTTTGCAGGCCACTCTTAGGGTTTGCTTATTCCACAGAGCTGTCAAATGCATGTCAGTAGCCATAGTTGTTTGagcacattttgtttttctcgGTGCATTCTCTCTGCCGTGGTTAGTGCTAGTTCTACCtaatgctttgcattttgtgCCTGGCAGCACTTTGTAACGTAGAGGAAAAGGAGTTTTACGTTTTAGTGATTTTATGCATGGGGATGCTGTGCATAGAGAAGGGAAGTGAGTCACCCAGGAGTACATGCCAAATCATCAGTAGTGCTGGGAATAGACTCCAATTTTACAATGGTGCCTGTTAGTTCCTTTACCAGTCTGTCTCTCTTGCTTTTAAAGAGCTGAACGTTTTCTTGGCATCTGCATCCCCggggaaaaaagtttgtttcctCATTCTGTTAATGTGTTTGCAAACTCCTTCTTATCCAAAAGGACTCCGCATGATTGTTCAGTGTCTGTGTAAAGCACTGCGCAAATCTGTAGTGCTGTATgctcctttttaatatttatgtaagTGGGGTTTTCCTCTCCTGGAGTCATGTGCTTATCAGTTGCCAGCGATGGGAAATGCTTGtctttggtttctgttttgccttttgCAGGATGCAGATCAGTGATTAAAATTCTACCttgtgtgttggttttgtttaggTCCAGTAAAGCAGAGCCATTTGCTCTTCATATATTACAAAATTTTTAGCAGACGTATACTTATTCATCGGTCTTAAAGCAGACAGGAATGAGAGGGATGGCGTTGTGTTTTGATgacttttctcccttccttgtaggattttattctgcttagttaattttatttggaGGACTCCTTCCTGATGCTGCTCCCCACCTTATATAAGGCAGATACAGCTATTTTTTTgggcagaattttaaaaaccttATTCTTTGGGGTAGCAGCTGTTGTTGCCATGCCATTCTCGTTGCTATGGcttttgtgcgtgtgtgtgcgtgccaGCTTGGGATTGGTTAGCTCTGCGTACACCGGCTCTGGTTTGGGCTGCTCGTTTGGGGAGACGCTGTTTAATTCCATACATTTTTGAAATACAACATTCTTGTCCCTCATGTACACACTCCACAGGGCCCAGTTCAGCTTCCAGTAGTCACTGGATAGACTTTCCCCTAGTAATGAGAACCAGACTGGGTGCCAAGTGAGTTAAAATAGAAGATTAGAGATGAAACGAGACCGGTTAGCCTGTCCCTTTCATACCTCTGCTCGTGTGGGATTGATCCTCTTAAGATAACTGGGGTGCTCActatttttcttgtaataatGCACCATTTGGTCAGAAGGCAGCCATGGCATTGTATTTCTGTTGATGCAATAATCCACTGAGTTGTTGGTTGTTTTCCTGTGGGTTGCAGGGGCGAGATTGTGTTaaacccagcaaaaaaaatcagaattgcCTGTTCATTTAGAGCTGGGAATTACATATGCTCTTGTTAAAGCAGCATCGCTTTCTTGCTTTTCCGACCTTCCTCTTCATTACTGCGCAGGGATTTTTGCCTTCAAGTGTTCCAGAGCGGAGGAGATCTTTAATCTGCTTCAGGACCTGATGCGGTGTAACAGTATCAACGTAGTGGAAGAGCCTGTTGTCATCACCAGGAACAGTCACCCCACGGAGCGGGAGCTCTCCCGGACCCACCAGACACCCAACAGTAAGGCTCCTTCGGTATCCagggagaagaaggggaaaacagagaCGTGGGCGATGTCTGCAGTTGCTCGGGTGAAActgccctctgcagcccatggatcTCTCCCGTGCGCTGCCTGGCTGCTGACACTAATCTTTATGTCCACGTGTGCCCCATGCAGCGTGTTTATTTTAAGGCCCCACTTGTCTGCGATGTGGTATTTTGTTTCCAAGGAAACGGCAACAAAAAGCCCTTCAAACAGTCAACGGAGTAGTCACCCTTCAGTGGGTTTTCATCTGGACCGCTGCCAAGCGCCCTTTTTTAACTGTCACCTACAAGGATCAGGTGGTTCCCGGAGGAAACCGCATCTGGAAGAATTCGGATTTGCTCAATTCCAGTCTGCATTGGGAGTGacttaaagaaatttaaacaagAAAGCCTAGCCCTTGTATTTATACTGGGTACTTCGCCGTAGGGATCTTCCCCAGAGAGGCTGATTCTGACTTACAGGGTGCATTTAAGAGGCCAGCTCACTGTGAAAATGCTATCAGCTCTTATTTTATACCAATGCTCTAATGCTTATCTGTCTTGATTCTTTCCCAGGTCTGGGGTACACTATCCCAGGGTTTCCCAACGGATTTCACAGCTTTCCTGGAGAAACCGTATCATACTCTGCAGCCCGCCACCCCTCCGTGAGCAGCCTGAGGCATTCCTCTGTGGGTGAAGACTCTACTCATGCCCTTATTGGGCCTGATGAGCAGGTAAACGTGGGTGTCCTAAATCCTGCTGTTTGCCAGCAGTGAACAAGGAGCTTGTTTTGCTAGCAGTCCTGTGCAATTCTGGGTTTCTCTTAACTCCGGCAAAGCTCAGGGGAACCTCATACATTgtcatcctttttttctcttttgcttcattttgctcttgGAGTCTTCTGCTGTCTGACACTTCACTAGAACAGGGACTTTATCAAGGCTGACTGAGTTGGCTTCCTTAATCCACTAGTATTTGCATGGCAGTTCTTTAACAGCAACGCTTTGCTTGTGAGTCCGATCTGTCAGCTATTACTGCAGCCCCTAAACTGATGTGCAGGTGCATACCCAAGttcagactttttatttttatttttgatgttcAGCTCTTTGTTCTCAGTTGTAGAATTTAAGATTTTTCCCTACAAAATCCAGCCTGTCTCAACCATCATCAGAGAAGCCTGGGTAGGTGTGAGTGCTGCAATATTGCCAGTGTAAGCCGgtcaaggaaatattttgcaagtggctttgctttttgttctgtgcCACACGCATCGAGCGTGAAATAGATGATGTGTATCTTCTGCAGTTGGActcctttttgtttctccttcagCCCACAAATCCAGAAATGGCTTCTGTGGTTTGTTTCCCAAAATCTTTTCaacttctgaaattctttcatctcctcctgcttcaTCAGCCACCGAAAAATTTTCCATTCCTGTTGGTTTCTCAGCTGATGACAGCTGCTTTGCTCTTGTCTCTTCCCCTTTCACTGTCCCTCTGCTTCTCTCCTTGCAGTCCCACACCTACGTCAACACGGCCAATGGTGATCAGGAGCTGAGGGGCCGACACTGTATGCACTCCTTGCCTGAAGTCCACCCTCCTTTCCCCCATAGGAACCACAGCTGCTCCCTCGAAGACCGCAATCCCCAGGTCTTTCTGCAGCCAGGGGAGGTTAAGTTCGTGTTAGGTCCCACGTCCAACTACAGACGCGTCTGTCGGCCCCGGGAGTGCAGGACGCACTTCTGCCCGcccagcaacaacaacaacgagTGTGAGGAGGAGTGCCCTTCGCCCCAGTGCGTCTACGAGAACGTCAACGGCTTgctgccccccagcacctcctctcTCTGCCGAGGCGGGCGCTTGAAACTCACCCGGGAGGACGCGGGCTTACCTGGCTGTTCCCATCGCAGATCGGCGTTGCTGCACTATGAGAACTTGCCGTCGCTGCCTCCGGTGTGGGAATGCCAGCCGCTCCGGCGGGGCGAGGAGGATGCCGGCGCCGGGGACATGCCGACGCCTTCCCCCAACGGCTACTCCGAGGCTGGTGAAGAAGATCCCCTGCAGAACTACATGAACTCGGAGAACACCGCGCTGCATGGGGGCAGCAGCCAGCGGCGCAGCGGCTTCCTGCCAAAGCCTCGTCGCGGCTGCGTGCCCAGCGTCTTCAGCTTCGACTTCCCCCGGCCCTGTCCAGAGCAGCCGCGGCAACTCAACTACATCCAGGTGGAGCTGGAGGCTGAGCCGCGCAAGGGACATCAGAACCCGCCGGTCCACCGTGCCCCACCTCTTGCCACCCACGAAGCCTGCCGGACAGACTCCTACGCCGTCATTGACCTAAAAAAGACAGCAGCCATGTCCAGTTTGCAAAGGGCCCTGCCGAGAGATGATGGGACTTCGCGGAAAACTCGACATAACAGCACTGACCTGCCTCTGTAAGGGGGAACACCAAGTTCAAGCACTGTGTCGTGGCTTCGGTACCTGCCCTTCAGTGTATTGCCCAGCGTGACTTCCATCCGCCATTGCCTTCTGCTTCCCTGTTTACCCCATTACCTGGTGTCACGGGATGGCTCCTACCGCTGATGTTAAGGCTAGTCTGTCTGTCCGTCTTCTGTCCGTCTCTCCCGTGTAGTTTGTTTCTAAAGCCTTGTGGGATATGTGACGACGCTGTTTGAAGGTTAACTTTCTGGCGAAAGGGGCAAGACTACCGGCACTGTGTGGATACAGCCCAGAACGAGTTAGCTCTCCTGAGTGCCTGGCAGCTCTGTGAGCAGTGCCAacagcctggctgcagaggcagggcagTAGCGTGGTGGAGGCGTGTTTCCAAAAGCGAGTTGCTTTAGGAGTTCCACTGCAAATCAAGCCCGCTTCCTGTGGATTTCATGCCTTGTGACTCCAggcgagctctgcagctggGCCACTCCAAAGTCGGGTTTTGCCTTGTGGTGTTGCTGGTCCCTGGTGATGTGGGAGCTCATGCTGTGGTCTTTCCCCCCTCAActcgctcctctctcccctctgtgCTGCTACCTATTTTCTTGAAGCTCGTAGAAGTGTTTTATACTTCTGTCCCTTTCTCAGATCCGATTTAAATTGGGCAAGTCTAGAAATTaacagaggagagcagagcgcCATGGGCACAGACACTGTGATCACATAAACCTGATTTCCTGAAGAGATCCTGCTTtaaaagaggaggggaagacCTCAACTAAGAGAGAGATTTGAGGTTTGGTATAGAAAACTTCAGTTGTACCGTAccctgttttgatttttaagggTTCTTTTTGGTGGCTGTTCAGAAGTGttgttgatttatttatttgtttacttatttatttattaaatgttcTTTTGCATCCCAGTGGTAATTGCCAAAACGGGTGCCAATATGGAACACGTACTCGCTGTGGCTCGCTCCTGTCTGGGGAACAGATCTCAGAAGAGGATGGTGGGTTTCTTGAGCTGCAGTTGGGGAAAAGAGCAGCTGTGAATCAAAAGTTTTTTTAACTGAGACTGACTGTCACAGGGTGGGTGGGAAATGGTACGGGAGACGTGGGAGTACgagcagagctgccaggcaGCCGAGCCTGGAGTTGTATCAAAGTCGTTGCCTACACCCACGTGCCTGGCTGGATCCATGAGAAATATTTGATCTGTGTTTTGAGTGAATGTGCAGTTTGTTTCCTACAACTACGGACTTGGAAGGGCTAAATTTCGGCTCTCGGGTAAATTTGTGGCCTTTGATGTGGATTTTTCTCTTGATACCAGGGCTGAGTCTAAGCTGAGCTGTCAGGCCTCTGTGTGAGGTCCTGCTAGGGTCTCTGCTCCTCTCCCGTTGCAGGACGTTCCATCACCCCTCTCCGCATGGCGACACGCTGCAGCTTAATCCCTCCCTGGATTACTCTTTGCTGTTACAAGCTGTTTCAATGAGCCAGAAGTGTTCTGGGTTACTCTGGAGTCCCACCGTTCTGCtgtttgttcttcattttcctccctGGGATAGGAGTTGAGAGGTCCAGTGCTCTGCGAGGTGTCCCGCTGCTAGCAGAAACGTTGCCAAACCTTGCTGTGTTCTCCTTGTCCCTAATGTTTGCCGATGTCGAAGTTGCT
Coding sequences:
- the FRS3 gene encoding fibroblast growth factor receptor substrate 3; the protein is MGSCCSCLCTDSIPDNHPTKFKVTNVDDEGNELGSGIMELTQTELILHTHKRDAVRWPYLCLRRYGYDSNLFSFESGRRCQTGQGIFAFKCSRAEEIFNLLQDLMRCNSINVVEEPVVITRNSHPTERELSRTHQTPNSLGYTIPGFPNGFHSFPGETVSYSAARHPSVSSLRHSSVGEDSTHALIGPDEQSHTYVNTANGDQELRGRHCMHSLPEVHPPFPHRNHSCSLEDRNPQVFLQPGEVKFVLGPTSNYRRVCRPRECRTHFCPPSNNNNECEEECPSPQCVYENVNGLLPPSTSSLCRGGRLKLTREDAGLPGCSHRRSALLHYENLPSLPPVWECQPLRRGEEDAGAGDMPTPSPNGYSEAGEEDPLQNYMNSENTALHGGSSQRRSGFLPKPRRGCVPSVFSFDFPRPCPEQPRQLNYIQVELEAEPRKGHQNPPVHRAPPLATHEACRTDSYAVIDLKKTAAMSSLQRALPRDDGTSRKTRHNSTDLPL